The proteins below come from a single Geobacillus thermoleovorans genomic window:
- a CDS encoding adenosylcobinamide-GDP ribazoletransferase, translating to MKQAWNGWLLALQLFTTIPIRRSIAWNAAHVRWLVRCMPLAGALIGALSAGVYALFSTFSFSSPLVWALLLLWLGIWMAGGMHADGFMDVSDAFFSYRDVKRRQEIMSDPRVGAFAVLSLICLLSFRWLFLYESLQTGIPPALFAAVPLLSRAGAAWLLSVGKLAKPTGMAASLREYSSWRDAIWALGLAFVLLSLLCASTAISVQTGAALAAAAVVLAAAAKPWAEKQFGGITGDVLGALIEGGETVLWGVIWLLHSSVMG from the coding sequence ATGAAGCAAGCATGGAACGGATGGTTGTTGGCGCTGCAGCTGTTTACCACGATCCCGATTCGGCGCTCGATCGCATGGAACGCCGCCCATGTCCGCTGGCTCGTGCGCTGTATGCCGCTTGCGGGGGCGCTGATCGGGGCGCTTTCGGCCGGAGTGTATGCACTCTTTTCCACGTTTTCATTCAGCTCGCCGCTTGTTTGGGCGCTTCTTCTTCTTTGGCTCGGCATTTGGATGGCCGGGGGGATGCACGCTGACGGCTTTATGGATGTGAGCGACGCGTTTTTTTCGTACCGCGACGTCAAGCGGCGGCAAGAGATCATGTCCGATCCGCGCGTCGGCGCGTTTGCGGTGTTGTCGCTTATTTGTTTGTTGTCATTTCGTTGGCTGTTTCTGTACGAATCGCTCCAGACAGGCATTCCGCCGGCGCTGTTCGCCGCCGTTCCGCTGTTGTCGCGGGCCGGGGCTGCCTGGCTTCTTTCCGTCGGCAAGCTGGCAAAGCCGACAGGAATGGCTGCATCGCTTCGCGAATATAGTTCATGGCGTGATGCCATTTGGGCGCTTGGACTCGCTTTTGTATTGCTTTCGCTTCTTTGTGCATCCACCGCCATTTCGGTGCAAACAGGGGCGGCGCTGGCTGCAGCGGCTGTCGTTTTGGCGGCGGCGGCAAAGCCGTGGGCGGAAAAACAGTTTGGCGGCATCACCGGTGATGTGCTCGGCGCGCTGATCGAAGGAGGAGAGACGGTGCTATGGGGCGTCATTTGGCTCTTACACTCATCCGTCATGGGATGA
- a CDS encoding bifunctional adenosylcobinamide kinase/adenosylcobinamide-phosphate guanylyltransferase — MMVFVSGAARSGKSEAAEICAIRLSRGGRLHYIATAQAMDEEMTERIRRHQERRAAQAAHWTVWEAPFSSQEIAASLHPDDVVLLDCLTTWLAHELFFGENWKTDATAQAVACRMLDEVRAWADACRAVVIVSNELFAGGVPDDPGTFRYMKTLGLLHQQLVAEAAAAAVVECGLLRVKKGRWPG, encoded by the coding sequence ATGATGGTGTTTGTCAGCGGCGCCGCGCGCAGCGGAAAAAGTGAAGCGGCGGAAATATGCGCCATCCGGCTTTCTCGCGGCGGTCGGCTTCACTATATCGCCACCGCGCAGGCAATGGATGAAGAAATGACGGAGCGCATCCGCCGTCATCAAGAGCGGCGCGCGGCGCAGGCCGCGCATTGGACAGTGTGGGAAGCCCCGTTCTCTTCTCAGGAGATTGCCGCTTCCTTGCACCCTGATGATGTTGTTCTGCTTGATTGCTTGACCACATGGCTCGCCCACGAGCTGTTCTTTGGTGAAAATTGGAAAACAGACGCAACCGCTCAAGCTGTTGCTTGCCGCATGCTCGATGAAGTGCGGGCGTGGGCGGATGCCTGCCGTGCGGTCGTGATTGTATCGAACGAGCTGTTTGCCGGGGGTGTTCCGGATGATCCTGGCACATTTCGCTACATGAAAACGCTTGGCTTGCTTCACCAACAGTTGGTCGCGGAAGCGGCGGCCGCCGCGGTCGTTGAATGCGGCCTTCTCCGCGTGAAAAAAGGGCGGTGGCCGGGATGA
- the cobD gene encoding threonine-phosphate decarboxylase CobD, whose product MRWPAHGANPLALYEQCGLAPPDEYIDFSVNTNPYRLPPSAWPNGEEWIRWAGEYPDSEAKALRELVAKQEQIRPGQVLVTNGAAEAIYLLAALLAGRRVGILEPTFSEYRRACLAYGCEVKSLLAEESRGFSYDIDQAAAWAAECDAVFFCHPNNPTGTVMPERDLRSLVAAADQAGTYIVVDEAFYPFWRGGFTAMRWLDRYPRLIVLRSLTKIHHLAGVRLGYVAADEAVIASLKTHQPPWSTNCIAQQLALRFMAMESFVKWTKERIAAERERVFRSLPAGRYAVSPSVVNFYLLRPLSGRTEDLFFYLLQQGIVPRHTMNFPGLDGRYVRLAVKTQVENDRLLEALARWSG is encoded by the coding sequence TTGCGTTGGCCGGCGCATGGGGCGAATCCGCTCGCGTTGTATGAGCAATGCGGATTGGCCCCTCCAGACGAATACATTGATTTCAGCGTCAATACGAACCCATATCGCCTGCCGCCGTCGGCTTGGCCGAACGGCGAGGAATGGATTCGCTGGGCCGGTGAGTATCCGGATTCGGAAGCGAAGGCGCTCAGGGAGCTCGTTGCCAAGCAGGAGCAGATTCGACCCGGACAAGTGCTGGTGACGAACGGGGCAGCGGAGGCGATTTATTTGTTGGCCGCGCTGCTTGCCGGCCGGCGCGTCGGCATCTTGGAGCCGACGTTTTCCGAGTATCGGCGCGCCTGCCTTGCTTACGGATGCGAAGTCAAGTCTTTGCTGGCAGAGGAAAGCCGCGGTTTTTCGTACGACATTGACCAAGCGGCGGCATGGGCGGCGGAATGCGACGCGGTTTTTTTCTGTCATCCGAACAATCCGACCGGAACCGTGATGCCGGAGCGTGATCTCCGCTCGCTCGTCGCTGCAGCGGACCAAGCGGGGACGTATATCGTGGTGGATGAGGCGTTCTATCCGTTTTGGCGCGGCGGATTTACAGCCATGCGTTGGCTGGATCGCTATCCGCGCCTCATTGTGCTTCGATCGTTGACGAAAATTCATCATCTGGCCGGCGTGCGCCTTGGTTATGTCGCTGCCGACGAGGCGGTGATCGCTTCGCTGAAAACGCATCAGCCGCCATGGAGCACAAACTGCATCGCCCAACAATTGGCGCTTCGTTTCATGGCGATGGAATCGTTTGTCAAGTGGACGAAAGAACGGATCGCCGCCGAGCGGGAGCGCGTGTTTCGGTCGCTGCCGGCCGGCCGGTATGCCGTCTCGCCGTCGGTCGTCAATTTTTACTTGCTGCGTCCGCTCTCCGGACGGACAGAGGATTTGTTTTTCTATTTATTGCAGCAAGGAATCGTCCCGCGGCATACAATGAATTTTCCTGGACTGGACGGACGTTACGTGCGGCTTGCGGTCAAAACGCAGGTGGAAAACGATCGGCTTCTTGAAGCGCTTGCGAGGTGGAGCGGATGA
- the cbiB gene encoding adenosylcobinamide-phosphate synthase CbiB, translated as MTHLLAMTLALLLDALLGDPRWLPHPVRGMGTLIAWLDRRWNQGTKRRAKGAAAVAVVLAAVYGVSALVVYVGYALSVYVGVAIEAALIFTTIATKSLAEAAEDVRRPLEAGDLPEARRALSMIVGRDTERLDEAGITRACVETVAENTSDGITAPLFYAALGGAPLAMLYRAVNTCDSMLGYKNETYREFGWAAARLDDALNYIPARLTALVMVLVCGGRRLRLALSILFRDARRHPSPNSGWLEAAMAGLLGVQLGGTNTYGGVVSERPTLGDPDVPLRSVHIRQAVGIMIRTVLAFTLLLLWIGGMIVALAGAWGESARVV; from the coding sequence ATGACGCATTTGCTGGCAATGACGTTGGCTTTGCTGTTGGATGCGCTGCTTGGCGACCCGCGCTGGCTGCCGCACCCTGTGCGCGGGATGGGAACGCTGATTGCGTGGCTTGACCGCCGCTGGAATCAAGGAACAAAGCGGCGGGCGAAAGGGGCGGCGGCCGTGGCGGTCGTGTTGGCCGCTGTTTACGGGGTATCGGCGTTGGTCGTTTATGTGGGCTACGCGCTGTCCGTATACGTGGGGGTGGCGATCGAGGCGGCGCTCATTTTCACCACCATTGCGACCAAAAGCCTCGCTGAAGCGGCTGAGGATGTGCGCCGGCCGCTTGAAGCGGGCGATCTTCCCGAGGCGCGGCGGGCGCTGTCGATGATCGTTGGCCGCGACACCGAGCGGCTCGATGAGGCCGGCATCACCCGCGCCTGCGTCGAAACGGTGGCGGAAAATACGAGCGACGGCATCACGGCTCCGCTCTTTTACGCGGCCTTGGGCGGCGCGCCGCTTGCCATGCTGTACCGGGCAGTGAACACGTGCGATTCGATGCTCGGCTATAAAAATGAAACGTATCGCGAATTTGGCTGGGCGGCCGCCCGGCTGGACGATGCGCTCAACTACATTCCGGCGCGGCTGACGGCGCTCGTGATGGTGTTGGTTTGCGGCGGCCGCCGCCTTCGTTTGGCGCTGTCGATCTTGTTTCGCGATGCCCGCCGCCACCCAAGCCCGAACAGCGGCTGGCTCGAGGCGGCGATGGCTGGATTGCTTGGGGTGCAGCTGGGCGGGACGAATACATATGGCGGCGTCGTCTCTGAGCGGCCGACACTCGGCGATCCCGATGTTCCGCTGCGCTCGGTTCATATTCGCCAGGCGGTCGGCATCATGATCAGAACGGTGCTCGCCTTTACGTTATTGCTGCTATGGATCGGGGGGATGATCGTTGCGTTGGCCGGCGCATGGGGCGAATCCGCTCGCGTTGTATGA
- a CDS encoding adenosylcobinamide amidohydrolase, with the protein MMMLEVRAVSHRYGPKQVLDRVTFSVEKGELFGIVGPNGSGKTTLLKLICKELPLASGEIKIHGQPLLALSAKQWARFAAVLPQTAEAAPGYTVRETVALGRYAHQRGLFPTWTKEDEAAVQEALRAVGLADKIDEPLERLSGGERQRAYLARALAQKPQLLLLDEPTNHMDVSGQVRLLDRLAEAARSRDLTVVAVFHDMNVASLYCDRVLVLKEGKTAALGTPTDVMTPALLEEVFAAPIVRLAHPAAAKPMFSFVPKGKQEESSAGGLRLSFLDDAAVLASCQPLRVLSSALIGAGFQWATHFVNRQVGLDYDCGDAEGDMRRYLEQHGFSPKRTIGMMTAVDVHDAVWLQKEGEAFSVAIMTTAGVGNAVDAARAWQHKPLAARPGTINMVIVIDGVLTEAAFVQAMMTATEAKVKALADCSVCDLETGTLATGTSTDSLAVAATQTGRTFAYAGTATELGRAIGRLVYEATIEALDRYKRRRGRR; encoded by the coding sequence ATGATGATGCTTGAGGTGCGGGCCGTATCGCATCGGTATGGACCAAAGCAAGTGCTTGATCGTGTGACGTTTTCCGTGGAAAAAGGGGAGCTGTTTGGCATCGTCGGGCCGAACGGCAGCGGAAAAACGACGCTGCTGAAACTCATTTGCAAAGAGCTTCCGCTTGCCAGCGGTGAGATCAAGATTCATGGCCAGCCGCTTTTGGCGCTGTCTGCGAAGCAATGGGCGCGGTTTGCCGCTGTCCTGCCGCAGACGGCGGAGGCGGCGCCCGGCTATACGGTGAGAGAAACGGTGGCGCTCGGCCGCTACGCCCATCAGCGCGGCTTGTTTCCGACGTGGACGAAAGAGGATGAAGCGGCGGTTCAAGAAGCGCTTCGTGCGGTCGGCTTGGCTGACAAAATCGATGAGCCGCTTGAGCGGCTAAGCGGCGGCGAGCGGCAGCGCGCCTATTTGGCGCGGGCGCTTGCCCAAAAGCCGCAGCTGCTCTTGCTGGATGAGCCGACGAACCATATGGATGTGAGCGGCCAAGTCCGGCTTTTGGACCGGCTCGCGGAAGCTGCCCGCTCCCGCGATTTGACGGTCGTCGCCGTCTTTCACGATATGAACGTCGCTAGCTTATATTGCGACCGGGTGCTTGTGTTAAAAGAAGGAAAAACAGCGGCGCTTGGAACGCCGACAGATGTGATGACGCCGGCGCTGCTTGAGGAAGTGTTTGCCGCGCCGATTGTGCGTCTGGCCCATCCGGCGGCGGCAAAGCCGATGTTTTCGTTTGTGCCGAAAGGGAAACAAGAAGAATCGTCGGCCGGCGGGCTGCGTTTGTCCTTTCTTGATGACGCCGCTGTTCTGGCCTCCTGCCAGCCGCTTCGCGTCCTGTCCTCGGCATTGATCGGCGCTGGGTTTCAATGGGCGACCCATTTTGTCAACCGCCAAGTCGGGTTGGATTACGATTGCGGCGATGCGGAAGGAGACATGCGCCGCTATTTGGAGCAGCACGGGTTTTCGCCGAAACGAACGATCGGCATGATGACGGCGGTTGACGTCCATGATGCCGTTTGGCTTCAGAAAGAAGGGGAAGCGTTTTCGGTTGCAATCATGACGACCGCTGGCGTCGGCAATGCGGTTGATGCCGCTCGGGCGTGGCAGCATAAGCCGCTTGCGGCAAGGCCGGGAACGATCAATATGGTGATTGTCATTGACGGAGTGCTGACGGAAGCGGCGTTTGTCCAGGCGATGATGACAGCGACGGAAGCGAAGGTAAAAGCGCTCGCCGACTGTTCGGTTTGCGACCTGGAAACAGGGACGCTTGCCACCGGCACGTCGACCGATTCGCTCGCCGTGGCGGCGACGCAAACCGGGCGGACGTTTGCCTATGCCGGAACGGCGACGGAACTCGGGCGCGCGATCGGTCGGCTCGTGTATGAAGCGACGATCGAGGCGCTTGACCGCTACAAGCGGCGGAGGGGGCGGCGATGA
- a CDS encoding FecCD family ABC transporter permease, translating into MPKPFTRMCSSKTWMYILAVTAAMLSLLVGISTGSLSIPFSSIVRILASEWFGMPLPSDIPADWVPIVMAIRLPRVVLAFLVGASLALAGAAFQGLLKNALADPYTLGVSSGASVGAVLVIFLGWQWPLFGTFTLPIVSILCGMATLVAVLAFTRAVEPQLSVETIILAGIIFGAFFSAFISLMIALTGEELRQIISWLMGSVAMRGWKYSGLLLPFFLIGAAVLLANGRELNAFAFGEAAALHVGVDVTRRKVIILTAAALLTGAAVSVSGTIGFVGLVVPHMVRLVCGPNYRVLLPLSLLYGGAFLVLADVAARTIIEPRELPIGVITALIGAPLFAVLFFRKMKRKMG; encoded by the coding sequence TTGCCAAAGCCGTTTACCCGGATGTGTTCAAGTAAAACGTGGATGTATATATTGGCCGTCACGGCGGCCATGTTATCGTTGCTCGTAGGGATATCGACAGGATCGCTGTCGATTCCCTTTTCTTCTATTGTTCGCATTCTTGCGTCCGAATGGTTTGGTATGCCGCTTCCGTCTGACATTCCGGCCGATTGGGTGCCGATCGTGATGGCGATCCGCTTGCCGCGCGTCGTGCTCGCTTTTTTGGTCGGGGCGTCATTGGCGCTGGCTGGCGCGGCGTTCCAAGGGTTGCTGAAAAATGCGCTCGCCGATCCGTACACGCTCGGCGTCTCGTCCGGCGCCTCGGTCGGGGCGGTGCTCGTCATCTTTCTCGGCTGGCAATGGCCGCTCTTTGGCACGTTCACGCTGCCGATCGTGAGCATTTTATGCGGCATGGCGACGCTTGTCGCCGTTTTGGCGTTCACTCGCGCGGTTGAGCCGCAGCTGTCGGTTGAGACGATCATTTTAGCCGGCATTATCTTCGGCGCGTTTTTCAGCGCCTTCATTTCACTGATGATCGCTTTGACCGGGGAAGAATTGCGGCAAATCATCTCATGGCTGATGGGAAGCGTCGCGATGCGCGGCTGGAAATACAGCGGGCTTTTGTTGCCGTTTTTTCTCATCGGCGCGGCGGTGCTTCTCGCCAACGGCCGCGAGTTGAACGCGTTTGCTTTTGGCGAGGCGGCGGCGCTTCATGTCGGCGTTGATGTTACGCGCCGAAAAGTCATCATTTTGACGGCGGCGGCGCTGCTCACCGGCGCGGCGGTGTCGGTGTCCGGGACGATCGGTTTTGTTGGGCTCGTTGTTCCGCATATGGTTCGGCTTGTGTGCGGGCCAAACTATCGGGTGCTGCTGCCGCTGTCTCTCTTGTATGGCGGTGCGTTTCTTGTGCTTGCCGATGTGGCGGCGCGGACGATCATTGAACCGCGCGAACTGCCGATCGGCGTCATCACCGCGCTGATCGGCGCCCCGCTATTTGCCGTCTTGTTTTTCCGAAAAATGAAGCGAAAGATGGGATGA
- a CDS encoding ABC transporter substrate-binding protein produces the protein MKRWTWPAVVAVFFLLAAVLVGCSGGANSNAQPAKKEEPKTEQAAFPVTVKDGLGEDVTIKEEPKKIVSLIPSNTEIAYALGLGDKIVGVSDFDNYPEDVKTKTKIGGMEFNVEKIISLKPDLVLAHASSAHNSRDGLKQLKDAGITVLVVNDAKSFDDVYASIELIGKATGASDKAKQVIDEMKEKLAQIQEKAKQIPADKQANVWIEVSPPPQLYTAGKGTFMDEMLQVISAKNVAGSLEGWPMVTEEKAVAYKPDVIITTYGGAKQVFARAAWKDVPAVKNKRVYDVNTDLVSRPGPRLVEGVEELAKAVYPDVFK, from the coding sequence ATGAAACGTTGGACATGGCCGGCGGTGGTGGCGGTGTTCTTCCTTCTGGCCGCCGTGCTGGTCGGCTGCAGCGGTGGAGCCAATAGCAACGCCCAGCCAGCGAAAAAAGAAGAACCGAAAACGGAACAAGCGGCGTTTCCGGTGACGGTGAAAGACGGGCTTGGCGAGGATGTCACAATCAAAGAGGAACCGAAAAAGATCGTCTCACTCATCCCAAGCAATACGGAAATCGCCTATGCGTTGGGGTTGGGCGATAAGATCGTCGGGGTCAGCGATTTTGACAATTACCCGGAAGACGTCAAAACGAAAACGAAAATCGGCGGCATGGAATTCAACGTCGAGAAAATCATTTCGCTCAAACCGGATCTTGTCTTGGCCCACGCGTCAAGCGCCCATAACTCGCGCGATGGCCTCAAGCAATTGAAAGACGCCGGCATCACCGTGCTTGTCGTGAATGACGCGAAGTCGTTCGACGATGTGTATGCGTCCATCGAATTGATCGGCAAAGCGACCGGGGCGTCGGACAAAGCGAAGCAAGTGATTGATGAGATGAAAGAGAAGCTTGCGCAAATTCAAGAAAAAGCGAAACAAATCCCGGCGGACAAACAAGCGAACGTCTGGATTGAAGTGTCGCCGCCGCCGCAGCTGTATACGGCCGGCAAAGGGACGTTTATGGATGAGATGCTTCAAGTGATTTCAGCGAAAAACGTCGCCGGCAGCTTGGAAGGCTGGCCGATGGTGACGGAAGAAAAAGCAGTGGCCTATAAGCCGGATGTGATCATCACGACATACGGCGGAGCGAAGCAAGTGTTTGCGCGCGCTGCTTGGAAAGACGTGCCGGCGGTGAAAAACAAGCGGGTGTATGACGTCAACACCGACTTAGTAAGCCGCCCGGGTCCGCGCCTTGTCGAAGGAGTCGAGGAACTTGCCAAAGCCGTTTACCCGGATGTGTTCAAGTAA
- a CDS encoding PH domain-containing protein: MFGKVAADVLGLSDIGSVIQPKDYDKVDADDYVMHEDGEKIYFLIKSKSDEYCFTNRALIHLDGTSAASKKRTLRRYDYYKHPISDVSLETAGTVDLDAEIKFKIGSHCYSIDVHKKHIEELKDLYKSLLAIAEICHENEMKFHYAERSLELAAKVFANMRGDGVNVSADFQAVNEYAFCWLTEAKKNYTMKDFGFVFDKYIQQ; this comes from the coding sequence ATGTTTGGAAAAGTCGCCGCCGATGTGCTTGGGCTAAGCGACATCGGCTCGGTTATTCAACCGAAAGACTATGACAAAGTAGATGCCGATGATTATGTGATGCACGAGGATGGAGAAAAAATCTATTTTCTTATCAAATCGAAATCGGATGAGTATTGCTTCACCAACCGCGCGCTCATTCATCTGGACGGCACGAGCGCTGCGAGCAAAAAACGGACGCTGCGCCGCTACGATTACTATAAGCATCCGATTTCCGACGTGTCGCTCGAAACAGCCGGGACGGTCGACTTGGACGCGGAAATCAAATTTAAAATCGGGTCGCACTGCTATTCGATTGATGTGCATAAAAAGCATATTGAGGAATTGAAAGATTTGTATAAATCGCTGCTGGCGATCGCGGAGATTTGCCATGAAAACGAAATGAAATTCCACTATGCTGAGCGGAGTTTGGAACTGGCGGCCAAGGTGTTTGCCAACATGCGCGGCGACGGCGTCAATGTGTCGGCGGATTTTCAGGCCGTGAATGAATACGCTTTTTGCTGGCTGACGGAAGCGAAAAAGAACTATACGATGAAGGATTTCGGGTTTGTGTTTGACAAATATATTCAACAGTGA
- a CDS encoding APC family permease produces MAQLETNTSVESLGYKQELKRSLTFVDLLIYGMVFMVPIAPFGIYGYVAQGSKGMVALAYLIGMVGMIFTALSYARMAEAFPIAGSVYSYAQRGMNEYVGFMAGWVILLDYIFVPALLYLVSAAALADIVPQVPISVWLVLFIAMNTVINILGIEMTAKANKVIVVLELIVLAVFVITGIIAIIKGVNGAQFTFKPLYDPNHFSAETVMGAVSVAVLSFLGFDAVSTLAEETRDGKSSIGKAIIFALLVVGALFIVQTWVAALIWPDYTTFKNADVAFYQIAELAGGPWLKWTTIVATALSWGIANALVAQAAISRILYSMGRDRKLPSVLAKVHPKFQTPYVSTLLVAVISLIVTTVFASQIDKLASLVNFGALTAFLFLHVSVMNYFLRKQKSNDYINHLLFPLIGFVIIGYVWMNLDPLSKKLGLIWIAIGLVYLVFLRLTNKDSRLSGEL; encoded by the coding sequence ATGGCGCAACTTGAAACGAACACATCGGTCGAGTCGCTTGGTTATAAACAGGAATTAAAACGGTCGCTCACATTTGTTGATTTGTTGATTTACGGAATGGTGTTCATGGTGCCGATCGCTCCTTTCGGCATTTACGGGTATGTAGCGCAAGGGTCAAAAGGGATGGTCGCCTTAGCATACTTAATCGGAATGGTGGGGATGATTTTCACCGCCTTGAGCTACGCCAGAATGGCCGAGGCGTTTCCAATCGCTGGTTCCGTGTATTCCTACGCCCAGCGGGGAATGAATGAATATGTCGGTTTTATGGCAGGCTGGGTCATTTTGCTTGATTACATTTTCGTTCCGGCTCTTCTCTATTTGGTCAGCGCTGCTGCCTTAGCCGATATTGTGCCGCAAGTGCCGATTTCCGTGTGGCTCGTTCTGTTTATTGCCATGAATACGGTCATTAATATTCTCGGGATCGAGATGACGGCCAAAGCGAACAAAGTGATTGTTGTTTTAGAGCTCATCGTCCTTGCAGTGTTTGTGATCACAGGAATTATTGCGATTATAAAAGGTGTCAATGGAGCGCAGTTTACGTTCAAACCGCTGTACGATCCTAATCATTTCAGCGCGGAGACGGTGATGGGGGCGGTGTCGGTGGCCGTCTTGAGCTTCCTTGGTTTTGATGCGGTGTCGACGCTGGCTGAGGAAACAAGGGACGGGAAATCATCGATCGGCAAAGCGATCATTTTCGCTTTGCTCGTTGTCGGTGCGCTTTTCATCGTGCAAACATGGGTCGCCGCTCTCATTTGGCCTGATTATACGACGTTTAAAAACGCGGACGTGGCGTTTTATCAGATTGCGGAGCTGGCAGGCGGACCATGGCTGAAATGGACAACGATCGTCGCCACCGCGCTTTCGTGGGGGATCGCGAACGCGCTCGTCGCCCAAGCAGCCATCTCCCGCATTTTGTACAGCATGGGTCGCGACCGTAAACTGCCCAGTGTGCTGGCTAAAGTGCATCCGAAATTTCAAACGCCATACGTCAGCACATTGCTTGTCGCTGTGATTTCGCTCATTGTCACGACGGTGTTCGCCTCACAAATTGATAAACTCGCTTCGCTTGTCAACTTTGGCGCCCTGACGGCTTTCCTCTTTTTGCATGTGTCGGTGATGAACTATTTCTTGCGCAAACAAAAGAGTAACGATTATATTAATCATCTCTTGTTTCCGCTCATCGGTTTTGTTATCATCGGCTATGTATGGATGAATCTGGACCCGCTCAGCAAAAAGCTAGGATTGATTTGGATCGCGATTGGACTCGTTTATCTGGTCTTTTTGCGACTCACGAACAAAGACTCCCGTCTAAGCGGGGAACTGTAG
- a CDS encoding acetamidase/formamidase family protein, which translates to MSFVPCTTAIYSFSKNHQPVRTVQSGETFVIETYDCFQNQITSSETPFDSIDWNHINPATGPIYIEGAEPGDILAVKIEQIRLKGQGVMAVGPGLGVLGDRIPQFEAKMIPVEENRAVFDEHLSIPLNPMIGVIGVAPSGEDVSCGTPGPHGGNMDTKLITTGATVYFPVFVKGALFALGDLHAAMGDGEIGVSGIEISGEVTVTVRVMKGYSLNHPLLQNDDGIATIVSAKTLDEAVKQSVEEMVNLLLPHTPLTLNHLTMVLSAAGQTQISQVVDPLVTARFFVPRFVLEAYGIRLFED; encoded by the coding sequence ATGTCATTTGTTCCATGCACAACGGCCATTTATTCATTTAGCAAAAACCACCAACCGGTTCGAACAGTCCAGTCAGGGGAAACGTTTGTCATCGAAACGTACGACTGTTTCCAAAATCAAATTACTTCAAGCGAAACGCCGTTTGACTCGATCGATTGGAATCATATCAATCCGGCGACCGGACCGATCTATATTGAAGGGGCGGAACCCGGTGACATTTTAGCGGTAAAAATTGAACAGATTCGCCTCAAAGGACAGGGGGTCATGGCTGTCGGCCCAGGGCTCGGGGTGCTTGGCGACCGGATTCCGCAGTTTGAGGCAAAAATGATTCCAGTAGAAGAAAACCGGGCCGTATTTGACGAGCATCTTTCTATTCCATTAAATCCAATGATTGGCGTCATCGGGGTAGCGCCGAGCGGTGAGGATGTGTCGTGCGGGACGCCCGGGCCGCATGGCGGCAATATGGATACAAAGCTCATTACAACAGGGGCAACCGTTTACTTCCCGGTTTTTGTCAAAGGGGCGTTGTTCGCATTAGGCGATTTGCATGCGGCGATGGGGGACGGCGAAATCGGCGTGTCTGGTATCGAAATTTCGGGGGAAGTGACGGTCACCGTCCGGGTGATGAAAGGATATTCGCTTAACCATCCACTGTTGCAAAACGATGATGGCATTGCGACGATCGTCTCGGCCAAAACGTTGGATGAGGCGGTCAAACAGTCGGTTGAGGAAATGGTTAATTTGCTGTTGCCGCACACTCCGTTGACGCTGAACCATTTGACGATGGTGCTTAGCGCTGCCGGTCAGACACAAATCAGCCAAGTCGTTGACCCGCTCGTCACGGCGCGTTTCTTTGTACCGCGATTTGTGCTTGAAGCGTATGGCATCCGCCTGTTTGAGGATTGA
- a CDS encoding response regulator transcription factor, translated as MKVLIVDDEYLELEQLTYLVKRKYPHWEVWPAEDAAEAKRLAASHRFRLALIDIHLPGQSGLDLAYELKQKQPDLALIIITAYQDFAYAKRAIQLEVLDYLVKPLIESEFDQALSKFEQKHPEALVSSPLIRAALEYVHCHYAQKISLTEVAAAVHVHPAYLSRLFVEEIGIHFKDYVNRYRIEKAKELLTKKPDWSMARIAEETGFSSQHHFSHLFRKYVGIPPTKYKETNG; from the coding sequence ATGAAGGTGTTGATTGTCGATGATGAATATTTAGAATTGGAACAACTCACGTATTTGGTGAAGCGGAAATATCCGCATTGGGAAGTATGGCCGGCGGAGGATGCCGCAGAGGCGAAACGGTTGGCCGCATCCCATCGCTTCCGGCTGGCGCTGATCGATATCCACCTTCCTGGACAGTCCGGGTTGGATTTGGCCTATGAGCTCAAACAAAAACAGCCCGATCTAGCCTTGATCATTATCACAGCCTACCAAGATTTTGCTTATGCCAAACGGGCGATTCAGCTTGAAGTGCTCGACTACTTGGTGAAGCCGCTCATCGAGAGCGAGTTTGATCAAGCGCTGTCGAAATTTGAACAAAAGCATCCGGAAGCGCTCGTCTCGTCCCCGCTCATCCGCGCGGCGCTCGAATATGTGCACTGTCATTATGCGCAAAAAATCAGCTTAACCGAGGTAGCCGCTGCCGTGCATGTACATCCAGCCTATTTGAGCAGGCTGTTTGTTGAGGAGATCGGCATCCATTTTAAGGATTACGTCAATCGATATCGGATTGAAAAGGCGAAAGAGCTGTTGACCAAAAAGCCGGATTGGTCCATGGCACGCATTGCTGAGGAGACAGGATTTTCTAGTCAACATCATTTCAGTCATTTGTTTCGAAAATATGTCGGCATCCCGCCTACGAAGTATAAGGAGACCAATGGATAA